The Gemmatimonadota bacterium sequence CTGGGGTGCTGATCCGGTTCGAAAGCGAGGATGACTGGTTCGACTACCGCCTGGAGCACCATCCGGAGTTTCTGCGGCGCGCGGCGGAAGCGCGGAACGCTCTGAAGGACGGGCGCGGTGTTCGGCTGGAGGACCCGCCCTCGTGACGGCCCAGCTCAGGCGGCGACGGCGGGCCTGGGCTCGCGCCAGGGGCGGGCGGCCTGCAGCTGCCCCGCGAGGCGGAACAGCGTCGCCTCGCGGCCATAGGCCGCCACGAGCTGCACGGCCACGGGGAGGCCCTCGGCCCGGCCCAGCGGCAGCACCATCGCCGGCTGGCCGGTGAGGTTGAAGCAGACGGTGAAGGGGGAGAAGGCAAAGACGCGCCGCCAGTACTCTTCCACGTCCTCCAGCATCATGTCGAGCCACCCGAGTCGCGGCGCCAGCGTGGCCAGCCCCGGGGTGAGGAGCACGTCATGGCGCGCGTGGAAGGCGGCCATCTGGCGGCCCAGG is a genomic window containing:
- a CDS encoding type II toxin-antitoxin system Phd/YefM family antitoxin, with translation MRRVALAEVKDDLSRFLRLAESGEILITRHGKPAGVLIRFESEDDWFDYRLEHHPEFLRRAAEARNALKDGRGVRLEDPPS